In Halorhabdus tiamatea SARL4B, a genomic segment contains:
- a CDS encoding DUF7548 family protein: MDRTRLVPAVGILACLAFLAALSFPFSAGSVSTYYTSGALNPLFGGLFALVTIIVLAAGREERTDPARSAGVALALGLLIAVIVVVWLMTARTDVLSITWLHRYALAGTAVSIPIVAAWYAYALDIF; the protein is encoded by the coding sequence ATGGACCGAACGCGTCTCGTTCCAGCCGTCGGGATCCTCGCGTGTCTGGCGTTTCTGGCCGCACTGTCGTTTCCGTTCAGTGCTGGATCGGTGAGTACCTACTACACATCGGGAGCGTTGAACCCGCTTTTCGGTGGGCTGTTCGCACTCGTCACGATCATCGTACTCGCCGCGGGCCGGGAAGAACGCACTGATCCAGCACGTTCCGCCGGCGTTGCACTCGCACTCGGACTCCTGATTGCGGTGATCGTCGTCGTCTGGCTGATGACTGCCCGGACGGATGTCCTTTCGATCACCTGGCTCCACCGATACGCACTCGCGGGGACCGCTGTGTCGATCCCGATCGTCGCGGCGTGGTACGCGTATGCACTAGACATCTTCTGA
- a CDS encoding DUF5798 family protein: MGFGDTAKKLQKVTSAAEDLYEKMNQLRGQVQSLREEVATTSEQVDEIETDLAEQRALLEALAENEGIDVETVIADAHIEAVESDDVPTDGAGQRQSEDAETEPGSAAGES; this comes from the coding sequence ATGGGATTTGGCGATACGGCGAAGAAACTCCAGAAAGTCACCAGTGCGGCAGAGGATCTCTACGAGAAGATGAACCAGCTCCGTGGGCAGGTCCAGTCACTCCGTGAGGAGGTCGCGACCACGAGCGAGCAAGTCGACGAGATCGAGACCGACCTCGCCGAGCAGCGCGCGCTGCTCGAAGCACTCGCCGAGAACGAGGGAATCGACGTCGAGACGGTGATCGCGGACGCCCATATCGAAGCGGTCGAGAGCGATGACGTGCCAACCGACGGAGCAGGCCAACGGCAGTCAGAAGACGCCGAGACGGAGCCTGGATCCGCTGCTGGTGAGTCTTGA